The following proteins are encoded in a genomic region of Bernardetia sp. MNP-M8:
- a CDS encoding FkbM family methyltransferase, with protein sequence MSLSITLKHITSHPLTQNQKLSAIFRYFKWQFQSRLDKGIHIVPFVENTKLAAQNGMTGATGNIYTGLHEFNDMGFLLHFLRNTKDENGDYFMDIGANIGSYTVLAAGVIGTQTTSIEPIPTTYQKLQKNIQVNNLANKATALNIGLGSKKGVLQFTKSLDTINHVATEETPQDQRIDVPIEKVDDVATRIPILVKIDVEGFETEVINGGETIFSSPLQKAIIIELNGSGDRYGYDEAKIHQKLENWGYKPYSYDPIKRELKKIESLGNHNTIYCKDIDFVKERLKNAPLVTVLGQKF encoded by the coding sequence ATGTCATTATCTATTACCCTAAAACATATTACCTCACACCCACTTACCCAAAATCAAAAACTATCAGCTATTTTTAGATATTTCAAGTGGCAATTTCAATCAAGATTAGATAAAGGGATTCATATTGTACCTTTTGTAGAAAATACAAAATTAGCTGCTCAAAATGGAATGACGGGTGCAACAGGAAATATTTATACAGGACTGCACGAGTTTAATGATATGGGTTTTTTGCTTCATTTTCTCAGAAACACAAAAGATGAAAATGGGGATTATTTTATGGACATTGGGGCAAATATTGGTAGTTATACCGTTTTGGCAGCAGGAGTAATCGGAACGCAAACCACAAGTATAGAACCTATTCCGACGACTTATCAAAAACTTCAAAAAAATATTCAAGTAAATAACTTAGCAAATAAAGCAACAGCTTTAAATATTGGTTTGGGAAGTAAAAAAGGTGTTTTACAATTTACAAAGTCTTTAGATACCATAAATCATGTAGCGACAGAAGAAACCCCACAAGACCAAAGAATTGATGTTCCGATTGAAAAAGTGGATGATGTAGCTACAAGGATTCCTATTTTGGTAAAAATTGATGTAGAAGGATTTGAAACTGAAGTTATAAATGGAGGAGAAACTATTTTTTCATCTCCTTTACAAAAAGCAATTATTATCGAACTCAATGGTTCTGGAGATAGATATGGATATGATGAAGCAAAAATCCATCAAAAATTAGAAAATTGGGGTTACAAACCTTATTCTTACGACCCTATAAAAAGAGAACTCAAAAAAATAGAATCACTTGGAAATCATAACACAATTTATTGTAAAGACATTGATTTTGTAAAAGAACGTCTCAAAAATGCGCCTTTAGTTACTGTTTTAGGACAAAAATTTTAA
- a CDS encoding THUMP domain-containing protein — translation MLNETFQMTAQTMFGLDEILFQEIKDLGAKNVQLNNRAVSFEGDLRMMYKANLCLRTALRVLVPIAEFEVKDEHDLYDKVKNIDWEKYLSIEETLAINCTLSTNIFTHSRYIEQKTKDAIVDKFREKYDKRPSVDIMNPDLRIQVYIKNNVCMVMLNSSGDPLYKRGYRDKTNLAPMNEVLAAGLIMLSKWDKKSDFVDPMCGSATLSIEAALMAANIPAGSFRPLFGFEKWSNFDADLWEEVFDEEMEKINTENMPYILAGEISKNVARKAAANIAEANLKKYIHLKDIAFQDLMPPPIEEKEETIKTEEEKQEEEKEQGKSWFKRRKADKGVIIINPPYGERMDKDEDINAFYAEIGDTLKQNWAGYTAWIITSNMDAAKHIGLSSKPKLKMFNGSLECRFMRFEIYEGSVKNDKREFYKDKK, via the coding sequence ATGCTCAACGAAACCTTCCAAATGACAGCCCAAACTATGTTTGGATTAGATGAAATTTTATTTCAAGAAATAAAAGATTTAGGTGCAAAAAATGTCCAATTAAATAATCGTGCTGTAAGTTTTGAAGGCGATTTGAGAATGATGTATAAGGCAAATTTGTGTCTCAGAACTGCTCTGCGTGTACTTGTGCCGATTGCAGAGTTTGAAGTCAAAGACGAACATGATTTATATGACAAAGTAAAAAATATAGACTGGGAAAAGTATTTGTCTATCGAAGAAACGTTGGCTATTAATTGTACACTCAGTACAAATATATTTACGCACTCTCGCTATATCGAACAAAAAACAAAAGATGCTATTGTAGATAAATTTAGAGAAAAATATGACAAACGTCCCTCTGTGGATATTATGAATCCTGATTTGAGAATTCAGGTCTATATCAAAAATAATGTCTGTATGGTAATGCTCAATAGCTCTGGCGACCCACTTTATAAGCGTGGTTATAGAGACAAAACTAATCTTGCCCCAATGAATGAAGTTTTGGCAGCAGGACTTATTATGCTTTCCAAATGGGATAAAAAAAGTGATTTTGTAGATCCTATGTGTGGTTCGGCAACGCTTTCTATTGAAGCTGCGTTAATGGCAGCCAATATTCCAGCAGGTTCTTTCCGTCCTCTTTTTGGGTTTGAGAAATGGTCAAATTTTGATGCTGATTTGTGGGAAGAAGTTTTTGATGAGGAAATGGAAAAAATAAATACAGAGAATATGCCTTATATTTTGGCAGGAGAAATTTCAAAAAATGTAGCTCGTAAAGCTGCTGCAAACATTGCTGAAGCCAATCTAAAAAAATATATTCATCTAAAAGATATTGCTTTTCAAGATTTAATGCCACCACCAATAGAAGAGAAAGAAGAAACAATTAAAACGGAAGAAGAAAAACAAGAAGAAGAAAAGGAACAAGGAAAATCGTGGTTTAAAAGACGAAAAGCAGATAAAGGTGTAATCATCATAAACCCTCCTTATGGAGAACGAATGGACAAAGATGAAGATATAAATGCTTTTTATGCCGAAATTGGAGATACCCTAAAACAAAACTGGGCAGGTTATACAGCGTGGATTATTACTTCAAATATGGATGCTGCAAAACATATTGGTCTTTCATCCAAACCAAAATTAAAAATGTTTAATGGCTCATTAGAATGCCGTTTTATGCGTTTTGAAATTTATGAAGGAAGTGTAAAAAATGATAAACGAGAATTTTATAAAGATAAAAAATAA
- a CDS encoding GntG family PLP-dependent aldolase, which yields MNIKNIDLRSDTFTLPSPAMKEAMMNAKVGDDVWDEDPTVKELEAKVADLFGHEAALFCPSGTMTNQIALKILTHPQDDIICDIRSHIYQYEGGGIAYNSFCSVRLLQGEKGILTPKMIEEVIMPDDIHFPRSRVVALENTVNKAGGSSYKMEEIKAISELCKKNNLKLHLDGARIFNALVYRNQSAKELGQYFDTISVCLSKGLGAPVGSVLVANKQLIHQAKRVRKVLGGGMRQSGFLAAAGIYALDNNIEKLKEDNQNAGKIAESLKQNKLVEEVIFEGTNIVLFRIESNYTSEKFKNELAKKGILVSNFGKEWLRIVTHLDISKEMIERVCNKVLEIKREGV from the coding sequence ATGAATATCAAAAATATAGACCTTCGCAGTGATACTTTTACACTTCCTTCTCCAGCTATGAAAGAAGCCATGATGAATGCAAAAGTAGGAGATGATGTTTGGGATGAAGATCCAACTGTGAAAGAACTAGAAGCAAAAGTAGCTGATTTATTTGGACACGAAGCAGCTCTTTTTTGTCCTTCGGGAACAATGACCAATCAGATTGCTCTTAAAATCTTAACACACCCTCAAGATGATATTATTTGTGATATTCGTTCGCATATTTATCAGTATGAAGGAGGAGGAATTGCTTATAATTCATTTTGTTCAGTCAGACTTTTACAAGGCGAAAAAGGAATTCTGACTCCCAAAATGATTGAAGAAGTTATTATGCCTGATGATATTCATTTTCCTCGTTCAAGAGTGGTGGCGTTAGAAAATACTGTCAATAAAGCAGGTGGAAGTTCGTATAAAATGGAAGAAATAAAAGCCATTTCAGAATTATGTAAAAAGAATAATTTGAAACTTCACTTAGACGGAGCAAGAATTTTTAATGCTTTAGTTTACAGAAATCAATCAGCAAAAGAACTAGGACAGTATTTTGATACCATTTCGGTTTGTCTTTCGAAGGGATTGGGTGCGCCTGTGGGTTCGGTTTTGGTGGCAAATAAACAGCTTATTCATCAAGCAAAACGAGTACGTAAAGTGTTGGGAGGAGGAATGCGACAGTCTGGTTTTTTGGCAGCAGCAGGAATTTATGCGCTGGATAACAACATTGAAAAACTGAAAGAAGACAATCAGAATGCTGGCAAAATTGCCGAATCTTTAAAGCAAAATAAACTTGTAGAAGAAGTTATTTTTGAAGGAACAAATATTGTTTTGTTTAGAATAGAATCAAATTACACATCTGAAAAGTTCAAAAATGAACTAGCTAAAAAAGGGATTTTAGTTTCTAATTTTGGAAAAGAATGGCTCAGAATTGTTACACATTTGGATATTTCTAAAGAAATGATTGAAAGGGTTTGTAATAAGGTTTTGGAGATTAAGAGGGAGGGAGTTTAG
- a CDS encoding cystathionine gamma-synthase has translation MKFATKAIHAGIEPDPSTGAIMTPIFQTSTFAQPTVGQNKGFEYARSSNPTRQTLEKSFAALEEAKHGFAFSSGMAAIDTVMKLLKPNDEVICGQDIYGGSYRLFVKVYEEIGIKFHFIDMQDEEVVKNALNSQTKMIWIETPSNPLLQIVDIEKMITIAKENNLISVVDNTFATPYLQNPIIMGADIAMHSATKYLGGHSDVVMGALMLNDDKLAERIYFIQKSCGAVPSPFDCFLVLRGIKTLHLRVDASCRNATKIAEFLVNHEKVENVYFAGLKTHKGHELAKKQMRQFGGMISFDLKNDTQENAYNFLESTKIFVLAESLGGVESLACYPALMTHASIPIEKRHEIGITDSLIRLSVGCEDVDDLIEDLEQALTKVTLQK, from the coding sequence ATGAAATTCGCTACTAAAGCCATACACGCAGGCATAGAACCAGACCCGAGCACAGGAGCTATCATGACTCCCATTTTTCAAACTTCTACTTTTGCACAACCTACCGTTGGTCAGAATAAAGGCTTTGAGTATGCACGCTCATCAAATCCTACTCGTCAAACGTTAGAAAAATCATTTGCAGCCTTAGAAGAAGCCAAACATGGTTTTGCTTTTTCTTCTGGGATGGCAGCCATAGATACAGTTATGAAACTTTTAAAACCTAATGATGAAGTTATCTGTGGACAAGATATTTATGGTGGTTCGTACCGTTTGTTTGTAAAAGTTTATGAAGAAATTGGAATCAAATTTCATTTTATAGATATGCAAGATGAAGAAGTAGTAAAAAATGCCTTGAATTCACAAACTAAGATGATTTGGATAGAAACGCCTTCAAACCCACTCTTGCAAATCGTCGATATCGAAAAAATGATTACCATTGCAAAAGAAAATAATCTTATTTCAGTAGTTGATAATACATTTGCTACACCTTACTTACAAAATCCAATAATTATGGGGGCAGATATTGCTATGCACTCAGCAACAAAATATTTGGGTGGACATTCCGACGTTGTGATGGGAGCTTTGATGCTCAATGATGATAAACTGGCAGAACGCATTTATTTTATTCAAAAATCTTGTGGTGCTGTTCCTTCACCTTTTGATTGTTTTTTGGTTCTTCGTGGCATCAAAACGCTTCATTTGAGAGTAGATGCAAGCTGTCGAAACGCTACAAAAATTGCTGAATTTTTGGTAAATCATGAAAAAGTTGAGAATGTATATTTTGCAGGGTTAAAAACTCACAAAGGACACGAACTTGCAAAAAAACAAATGCGTCAGTTTGGAGGAATGATTTCATTTGATTTAAAAAACGACACACAAGAAAATGCGTATAATTTTTTAGAAAGCACGAAGATTTTTGTTTTAGCTGAGTCATTAGGAGGCGTTGAATCCTTGGCTTGTTATCCTGCTTTGATGACTCATGCAAGTATCCCTATCGAAAAAAGACATGAAATTGGTATTACAGATTCTTTGATTCGTTTGAGTGTGGGTTGTGAAGATGTAGATGATTTGATTGAAGATTTGGAGCAAGCACTAACTAAAGTAACACTTCAAAAATAA
- a CDS encoding pyruvate dehydrogenase complex dihydrolipoamide acetyltransferase, whose protein sequence is MAEILIMPRLTDTMEEGVVASILVKEGDTIKSGDLLAEIETDKATMEWESFVDGEVLYIGVNEGDGVPVNAPVLILGKKGEDISDLKAKFGQSGENKNDSSESKKEETKEEPKQEAKQSESKKEVEQPKQQKSTTKKVDTSSIKAVVLRMRKMTDTMEEGVLASWLVKVGDKLKSGDVIAEVETDKATMDFDIYDDGEVLYLAAEEGDSVPIDAPIAVIGEKGADYQALLDAESGSSSSDSNNEKEEEKAETKEEEKSTSMSSANNNSSNGSSEGRIFISPLAKKMAEENGYDINQIEGSGENGRITKKDIENFTPQKATKTETKQVSETQSSQSNGQQAQKAAPAFAQEGTQDEKVSQMRKAIAKSLSASKFTAPHFYLTIAVNMDKAIETRKMLNGLSDTKISFNDIVIKSTALALKKHPAINASWQGDTIRYYDNVHMGVAVAVDEGLLVPVVRFAEMKTLSQINTEVKDFAGKAKDKKLQPSDWEGSTFTISNLGMFGIEEFTAIINAPNACILAVGAITQQPIVKDGEIVVGNIMKMTLSCDHRVVDGAVGAAFLQTLKEFMENPLKMLV, encoded by the coding sequence ATGGCTGAAATCCTTATTATGCCACGCCTTACCGATACGATGGAAGAAGGCGTTGTAGCAAGCATACTCGTAAAAGAAGGCGACACAATAAAGTCAGGCGACCTTTTGGCAGAAATTGAAACTGATAAAGCAACGATGGAATGGGAAAGCTTCGTCGATGGTGAAGTTTTATATATTGGCGTAAATGAAGGCGATGGTGTTCCTGTAAATGCCCCCGTTTTGATTTTAGGCAAAAAAGGAGAAGACATTTCAGACTTAAAAGCAAAGTTTGGACAAAGTGGAGAAAATAAAAACGATTCTTCTGAATCTAAAAAAGAAGAAACGAAAGAAGAGCCAAAACAGGAAGCAAAACAATCCGAATCTAAAAAAGAAGTAGAACAACCAAAACAACAAAAATCTACTACTAAAAAAGTAGATACTTCTTCTATTAAAGCTGTTGTACTTCGCATGCGAAAAATGACAGACACCATGGAAGAAGGTGTGTTGGCTTCTTGGCTTGTAAAAGTAGGCGACAAACTCAAATCGGGTGATGTTATAGCTGAAGTAGAAACAGATAAAGCAACCATGGACTTTGATATTTATGATGATGGTGAAGTTCTTTATTTAGCAGCAGAAGAAGGTGATAGCGTACCAATTGATGCACCTATTGCCGTTATTGGAGAAAAAGGAGCAGATTACCAAGCACTTTTAGATGCTGAAAGTGGATCAAGTAGTTCGGATTCTAATAATGAAAAAGAAGAAGAAAAAGCAGAAACAAAAGAAGAAGAAAAATCGACTTCTATGTCTTCTGCTAATAATAATTCTTCAAATGGAAGTTCAGAAGGACGTATCTTTATTTCTCCTTTAGCTAAAAAAATGGCAGAAGAAAATGGATATGATATTAACCAAATAGAAGGAAGTGGAGAAAATGGCAGAATTACCAAAAAAGATATAGAAAACTTTACTCCTCAAAAAGCTACAAAAACAGAAACAAAACAAGTTTCTGAAACGCAGTCTAGTCAATCTAATGGACAACAAGCTCAAAAAGCAGCTCCAGCTTTTGCACAAGAAGGCACACAAGACGAGAAAGTTTCACAAATGCGTAAAGCAATTGCAAAGAGTCTTTCGGCTAGTAAATTTACAGCTCCTCATTTTTATCTGACTATTGCTGTAAATATGGATAAAGCCATCGAAACACGCAAAATGTTGAATGGGCTTTCTGATACAAAAATTTCGTTTAATGATATTGTTATCAAATCAACAGCCTTAGCACTCAAAAAACATCCAGCTATCAATGCCTCTTGGCAAGGTGATACAATTCGTTATTATGATAATGTTCATATGGGCGTTGCTGTGGCAGTAGATGAAGGTTTGTTAGTTCCTGTGGTTCGTTTTGCAGAAATGAAAACACTTTCTCAAATCAATACAGAAGTAAAAGATTTTGCAGGAAAAGCAAAAGACAAAAAATTACAACCTTCAGATTGGGAAGGAAGTACATTTACAATTTCTAATTTGGGAATGTTTGGAATTGAAGAATTTACAGCTATCATCAATGCGCCAAATGCGTGTATTTTGGCTGTCGGTGCAATTACTCAACAACCTATTGTTAAAGATGGTGAAATTGTAGTTGGAAATATCATGAAGATGACACTTTCTTGTGATCATAGAGTTGTAGATGGTGCAGTTGGTGCAGCATTTTTACAAACCCTAAAGGAATTTATGGAAAATCCTTTGAAAATGTTAGTATAA